GCCGCCGGAGTTCAGCGCCATCACCATCCGCCACCTGCTCACGCACACCTCGGGCCTGGGCGACTACCCGGAAGACTTCGCGCTCCAGCGCGACTACTCCGAGGACGACCTCTGGAAGGTCATCACCGCGCAGAAGCTCGCCTTCGCGCCCGGCTCGAAGTGGAGCTACTCCAACCTCGGCTACGTCACGCTCGGCATCCTCGTCCGCAAGGTGACCGGCCGCTTCTACGGCGACTTGCTCCAGGAGCGCATCTTCGCGAACCTCGGCATGAAGACCGCGCGCATCATCAGCGAAGCCGACATCATCCCGAACCGCGCCGCCGGCTACGAGCTCAAGCCCGATCCCGCCGACAAGTCCCGGTTCGTGCTCAAGAACCAGTCGTGGGTCGCGCCCTCGCTCAACACCACCGCCGACGGCTCGCTCTACCTCACCATCATGGACCTCGCCAACTGGGACTTCGGCCTCGACGAGCGCCGCTTCCTCTCGCCCGCGCTCTACCAGGAGATGTGGACTCCGGCGCGGCTCACCGGCAGCGAGCCCGCCACCGCCGCCTACGGCTTCGGCTGGTCGCTCCGGACGCTGCCCTCCGGCGAAAAAGTCACCGAGCACGGCGGCTCGTGGCAGGGCTTCAAGGCCTACATCGGGCGCTATCACGGGACCGAGGGCGGCGCGGCGCCCGCCGGGACGCCTCCGCCCAGCGCCACCTCGCTGGCGCAGAAGCTGCCGGCGAACCGCCTCACCGTGATCGTGCTCGCCAACCGCGCCGGCGCCGACGTCGATTACATCGCCGGCGTCGTCGCCGGGCTCTATCGCCCGGAACTCGCGCCGCCCAAGCACAGCGCCATCAAGCTGCCCGCGGCGGAGCTGGCGAAGTTCGCCGGCGACTACCGCCTCGACGACCGCCTGACCGTGACCGTGGAAGTCGCGCCTTCCGGCGACCGCCTGCGGCTCGCCTTCGGCGGCGCGCCTTACGAGCTGCTGCCCGAGAAGTCCGACGCCTCGGGCGCCGACTTCTTCGTCGAAGACTCCACGCGCACCGCGCGCTTCGAGCGCGACGCGTCGGGCAACATCACCGGCATGACGCTCTCCGTGCCCGAGAAGCTGCAGTTGAAGAAGGTGAAGTAAGCCGCTTTGGCCTCTAAAGCAAGATCGTTCGGCCTTTTGGCCTTGCTCGCATGACGCCGGCCGCCGTCGCCTTCGGCATCTGCGTGGCCGCGGCCGCGCTCGAGGCGCTGCTCGCCGGCGGCAACGCCCGCGCTCGGCTCGCCGAGCTGCGGCAGCCGCGCTGGG
Above is a window of Terriglobales bacterium DNA encoding:
- a CDS encoding serine hydrolase, with protein sequence MKRLLVLLLLLAAPLLHADQVDDFVNAYIAKKNIPGVAVAVRANGMLVRSKGYGLANLEHRVPVIEKTVFQSGSVGKQFTAMLVLTLVEEKKLALDDPLSKYLPTPPEFSAITIRHLLTHTSGLGDYPEDFALQRDYSEDDLWKVITAQKLAFAPGSKWSYSNLGYVTLGILVRKVTGRFYGDLLQERIFANLGMKTARIISEADIIPNRAAGYELKPDPADKSRFVLKNQSWVAPSLNTTADGSLYLTIMDLANWDFGLDERRFLSPALYQEMWTPARLTGSEPATAAYGFGWSLRTLPSGEKVTEHGGSWQGFKAYIGRYHGTEGGAAPAGTPPPSATSLAQKLPANRLTVIVLANRAGADVDYIAGVVAGLYRPELAPPKHSAIKLPAAELAKFAGDYRLDDRLTVTVEVAPSGDRLRLAFGGAPYELLPEKSDASGADFFVEDSTRTARFERDASGNITGMTLSVPEKLQLKKVK